From Streptomyces sp. TLI_235, a single genomic window includes:
- a CDS encoding type VII secretion protein EccB has protein sequence MASRRDELNAYNFARRRTVGAFLQPGGGGNDEDAPRPVRAVLPSFVVAAVAVAGFGMWGVIKPSAPLNWDDGKNIIQGKDSTTRYVVLEDPQTHEKVLHQVLNMSSARLLLPAGAKVVPVADKVLDNYKNHGATVGIPYAPDKLPSAQDAGEAKLWSVCDRPGVDTSQASINQAVFIAAGDEAKTLSDPAKVLQEGQGLYVQAPPVKKGDTPSRFLVDQFGVKHAVGKLDMPADRRRALQSGLFGDSVEPEQVTKAWLDTLATGEVIDFPKISDLTTTKTKSKVNLTKTEDAFVGRLLVFQNTYYVVGKEKLFQVTPFQAELIRNDPDLTAAYGGDSPKAAELSPGDNAKLASQVEQSMLDKTDLPDAKPQLPLNVGPKGNRSTVCSTFAGYDDKGQPKRTVWAHTEYPAKVALGSASAHVTPGHGLLYRAVDGEAGPASQDTSGTTFLITETGLRYSLQANSDGGNGPSPAPSAGQQQEQAKDEENGSQARLGYKSVAPSRVPQPWSILVPAGGSLSTKAAETAQTA, from the coding sequence ATGGCATCACGCAGGGACGAGCTGAACGCGTACAACTTCGCGCGGCGGCGCACGGTGGGGGCGTTCCTGCAGCCCGGCGGCGGCGGCAACGACGAGGACGCGCCGCGCCCGGTGCGGGCGGTGCTGCCGAGCTTCGTGGTCGCGGCGGTGGCCGTGGCGGGCTTCGGCATGTGGGGCGTCATCAAGCCCAGTGCCCCGCTGAACTGGGACGACGGCAAGAACATCATCCAGGGCAAGGACTCCACCACCCGGTACGTGGTGCTGGAGGACCCGCAGACCCACGAGAAGGTGCTGCACCAGGTCCTGAACATGTCTTCGGCCCGGCTGCTGCTGCCGGCCGGCGCCAAGGTGGTGCCGGTCGCCGACAAGGTGCTGGACAACTACAAGAACCACGGCGCCACCGTCGGCATCCCGTACGCGCCGGACAAGCTGCCGTCCGCGCAGGACGCCGGTGAGGCGAAGCTGTGGTCGGTCTGCGACCGGCCCGGTGTCGACACCAGCCAGGCGAGCATCAACCAGGCCGTGTTCATCGCCGCGGGCGACGAGGCGAAGACGCTGTCCGACCCGGCGAAGGTACTGCAGGAGGGCCAGGGGCTCTACGTCCAGGCGCCGCCGGTGAAGAAGGGCGACACGCCCAGCAGGTTCCTGGTCGACCAGTTCGGCGTGAAGCACGCGGTGGGCAAGCTGGACATGCCCGCCGACAGGCGCAGGGCGTTGCAGTCCGGCCTGTTCGGCGACAGCGTCGAGCCGGAGCAGGTGACCAAGGCCTGGCTGGACACCCTGGCGACGGGCGAGGTGATCGACTTCCCGAAGATCTCCGACCTGACCACGACGAAGACCAAGTCCAAGGTCAATCTCACCAAGACCGAGGATGCGTTCGTCGGGAGGCTGCTGGTCTTCCAGAACACCTACTACGTCGTCGGCAAGGAGAAGCTCTTCCAGGTGACGCCGTTCCAGGCCGAGCTGATCCGCAACGACCCGGACCTGACCGCCGCGTACGGCGGCGACAGCCCGAAGGCCGCAGAGCTGTCCCCGGGCGACAACGCCAAGCTGGCGTCGCAGGTCGAGCAGTCCATGCTGGACAAGACCGACCTGCCGGACGCCAAGCCGCAACTGCCGCTGAACGTCGGCCCCAAGGGCAACCGTTCGACCGTCTGCAGCACCTTCGCGGGCTACGACGACAAGGGCCAGCCCAAGCGCACCGTGTGGGCGCACACCGAGTACCCGGCGAAGGTCGCGCTCGGGTCCGCGAGCGCCCATGTGACGCCGGGCCACGGCCTGTTGTACCGCGCGGTGGACGGCGAGGCGGGGCCGGCGAGCCAGGACACCTCCGGCACCACCTTCCTGATCACCGAGACCGGTCTGCGCTACTCGCTGCAGGCCAACAGCGACGGCGGCAACGGCCCTTCGCCCGCTCCGAGCGCCGGGCAGCAGCAGGAGCAGGCCAAGGACGAGGAGAACGGCTCCCAGGCCCGGCTCGGCTACAAGTCCGTTGCGCCGAGCCGGGTTCCGCAGCCGTGGTCGATCCTCGTGCCGGCCGGCGGTTCGCTGAGCACCAAGGCGGCGGAGACCGCGCAGACCGCGTGA
- a CDS encoding WXG100 family type VII secretion target encodes MAGQFRTTAEEMNAFANRIGEVNAQVQGEIQRLNALVDSIKSGWQGQAAQAYQQMQTRFNEDANALNKVLDEIKQAIEATTKLYAQTEQEQQSSMSGLGH; translated from the coding sequence ATGGCTGGTCAGTTCAGGACGACCGCTGAGGAAATGAATGCCTTCGCCAACCGCATCGGTGAGGTGAACGCGCAGGTCCAGGGCGAGATTCAGCGGCTCAACGCGCTGGTCGACTCGATCAAGTCGGGCTGGCAGGGCCAGGCTGCCCAGGCCTACCAGCAGATGCAGACCCGCTTCAACGAGGACGCCAACGCGCTCAACAAGGTGCTCGACGAGATCAAGCAGGCGATCGAGGCGACCACCAAGCTCTACGCGCAGACGGAGCAGGAGCAGCAGTCCTCGATGTCCGGGCTCGGTCACTGA
- a CDS encoding WXG100 family type VII secretion target yields the protein MSEHILVNFSTISNASSEVRQTAQRIQSQLDELKAGVQRIASSWEGSAQEGYQARQHEWDAKAADLQQVLGQIATSLDSAAQSYQATEQKNAGVWS from the coding sequence ATGAGTGAGCACATTCTCGTCAATTTCTCGACGATCTCGAACGCGTCGTCGGAGGTCCGCCAGACCGCCCAGCGCATCCAGTCGCAGCTGGACGAGCTGAAGGCCGGCGTGCAGCGCATCGCCAGCAGCTGGGAGGGCTCGGCGCAGGAGGGCTACCAGGCCCGCCAGCACGAGTGGGACGCCAAGGCCGCCGACCTGCAGCAGGTGCTGGGCCAGATCGCCACCTCGCTGGACAGCGCCGCGCAGAGCTACCAGGCCACCGAGCAGAAGAACGCCGGCGTCTGGAGCTGA
- a CDS encoding type VII secretion-associated serine protease mycosin, protein MSLGTFRRAAAASVVLGVVGSFAAAPVYAATPTPSASASDPARWSPIGIAAAGECKFPSENVQGTPWALQRVLLSELWKDGRTGKFVKDAGGHAKGTAVKVAVIDTGVDDRNPQLQGKVENGGSLLTDKQTNQKGEGTTDTVGHGTKVAGIIAAKPVAGTGFVGLAPDATILSIKQNDDQGSGSVQSLIDAINQAVASHADVINISQDVRAEGDTSTFPLKDQLQTAVENADAKGVVIVASSGNDGREADTYPAAFDTVLAVGASDRNNERAPFSEYGLFVDIAAPGVDMLSTVPAGGQCVDNGTSFSAPYVAGVAALLKGAHPDWSAAQIRARIEQTAQRTQRGANKFVGWGIVDPVKAVQSDSGDQQDSVPHEDPKVAIDRVPVVAQPLGLAETQADRDRRTGTFVLGGGVLAVAALAGGSVVLRDHRRRREG, encoded by the coding sequence GTGTCGTTGGGTACGTTCCGCAGGGCGGCCGCCGCGTCCGTGGTGCTGGGGGTGGTCGGTTCGTTCGCCGCGGCGCCGGTGTACGCGGCCACGCCCACGCCGTCCGCGTCGGCGTCCGACCCGGCGCGCTGGTCGCCGATCGGTATAGCCGCGGCGGGTGAGTGCAAGTTCCCGTCCGAGAACGTGCAGGGCACGCCGTGGGCGCTGCAGCGGGTGCTGCTGAGCGAACTCTGGAAGGACGGCCGGACGGGCAAGTTCGTCAAGGACGCGGGGGGCCACGCCAAGGGCACCGCGGTCAAGGTCGCGGTGATCGACACCGGGGTGGACGACCGCAACCCGCAGCTCCAGGGCAAGGTCGAGAACGGCGGCTCCCTGCTGACGGACAAGCAGACCAACCAGAAGGGCGAGGGCACGACCGACACGGTCGGCCACGGCACCAAGGTCGCCGGCATCATCGCCGCGAAGCCGGTCGCCGGGACGGGCTTCGTCGGTCTCGCGCCGGACGCCACGATCCTCTCCATCAAGCAGAACGACGACCAGGGCAGCGGCTCGGTCCAGAGCCTGATCGACGCGATCAACCAGGCCGTGGCCTCGCACGCCGACGTCATCAACATCTCGCAGGACGTCCGGGCGGAGGGCGACACCAGTACCTTCCCGCTGAAGGACCAGCTGCAGACGGCCGTCGAGAACGCCGACGCCAAGGGCGTGGTGATCGTCGCCTCGTCCGGCAACGACGGCCGCGAGGCCGACACCTACCCGGCCGCCTTCGACACCGTGCTGGCCGTGGGCGCCTCGGACCGCAACAACGAGCGGGCCCCGTTCTCCGAGTACGGCCTCTTCGTCGACATCGCCGCACCGGGTGTGGACATGCTCTCCACCGTGCCGGCCGGCGGCCAGTGCGTGGACAACGGCACCAGCTTCTCCGCCCCGTACGTGGCCGGTGTGGCCGCCCTGCTGAAGGGCGCCCACCCGGACTGGAGCGCGGCGCAGATCCGGGCCCGGATCGAGCAGACCGCCCAGCGCACCCAGCGCGGCGCGAACAAGTTCGTCGGCTGGGGCATCGTCGACCCGGTGAAGGCCGTGCAGAGCGACAGCGGCGACCAGCAGGACAGCGTGCCGCACGAGGACCCCAAGGTCGCCATCGACCGGGTCCCGGTCGTGGCCCAGCCGCTGGGCCTCGCCGAGACGCAGGCCGACCGCGACCGCCGCACCGGCACCTTCGTGCTCGGCGGCGGTGTGCTCGCGGTCGCCGCGCTGGCGGGCGGCTCGGTCGTGCTGCGCGACCACCGGCGCCGCCGCGAGGGCTGA
- a CDS encoding amino acid/polyamine/organocation transporter (APC superfamily), whose product MTDTLRPPLAVAETATAADTPKKLTRSIGVVGGTLLTLSCVTPASSLFVIVPELFSSLGTFTAMSIAIGALICIAVAFCYSELGTLVPSAGGEYAMVGTLAGRFAGWLVFIQSLIVVMIVPSLIAIGTADYLAPIVHVDARWAGAAVMIAATVAGLLDLRANAWITGIFLVLEVIAAGVVAFLGFGHAERGAGSLFHGSVVAHGATSAVGLGAIVAAMGTALFVTQGFSTAIYLSEELENPRRNVARTVLWTLALSVVVIILPVVAITLGAPDLTALSAGNISDLVTGWSNSAVGTFISLCVALAIINAGIVMVIQNSRVLFASGRDKAWPEPVNRAFGTLNRFNAPWVSTLAVGVPGAVLCFVPQDQLTNITGVAVTALYLLVAVAALFSRRGHHKHAPAWRQPLWPVLPVLLTVGLVYLLTQLDVTALAWTGGLTAAASLYWLFYLRPRQADRWVITLPEDEQL is encoded by the coding sequence ATGACCGACACGCTTCGCCCGCCACTCGCCGTAGCCGAGACCGCCACGGCGGCGGACACCCCCAAGAAGCTCACCCGTTCGATCGGTGTCGTGGGCGGAACGCTGCTCACGCTCTCCTGCGTGACGCCGGCGTCCTCGCTGTTCGTCATCGTGCCGGAGCTCTTCTCATCGCTCGGCACCTTCACCGCCATGTCGATCGCCATCGGCGCGCTGATCTGTATCGCGGTGGCGTTCTGTTACTCCGAGCTCGGCACCCTCGTCCCGAGCGCCGGCGGCGAGTACGCGATGGTCGGCACCCTGGCCGGACGCTTCGCGGGCTGGCTGGTGTTCATCCAGTCGCTGATCGTCGTGATGATCGTCCCCTCGCTCATCGCCATCGGCACCGCCGACTACCTGGCCCCCATCGTCCACGTGGACGCCCGCTGGGCCGGCGCGGCCGTGATGATCGCCGCCACCGTGGCGGGCCTGCTCGACCTGCGCGCCAACGCGTGGATCACCGGCATCTTCCTCGTCCTGGAGGTCATCGCCGCCGGAGTGGTCGCCTTCCTGGGCTTCGGCCACGCCGAGCGCGGCGCCGGCAGCCTCTTCCACGGCTCGGTCGTCGCGCACGGCGCCACCAGTGCAGTCGGCCTCGGCGCGATCGTCGCCGCGATGGGCACCGCGCTCTTCGTCACCCAGGGCTTCTCCACCGCCATCTACCTCTCCGAGGAGCTGGAGAACCCCCGCCGCAACGTCGCCCGCACCGTGCTGTGGACGCTGGCCCTGTCGGTCGTCGTCATCATCCTCCCGGTCGTCGCGATCACCCTGGGCGCCCCGGACCTCACCGCGCTGAGCGCCGGCAACATCTCCGACCTGGTCACCGGCTGGAGCAACTCCGCGGTCGGCACCTTCATCAGCCTCTGCGTCGCCCTGGCGATCATCAACGCCGGCATCGTCATGGTCATCCAGAACTCCCGGGTGCTGTTCGCCTCCGGCCGCGACAAGGCCTGGCCGGAGCCGGTCAACCGCGCCTTCGGCACCCTCAACCGGTTCAACGCCCCCTGGGTCTCCACCCTGGCTGTCGGCGTCCCCGGCGCGGTGCTCTGCTTCGTCCCGCAGGACCAGCTGACCAACATCACCGGTGTCGCCGTCACCGCGCTCTACCTGCTGGTGGCCGTGGCCGCGCTGTTCTCCCGCCGGGGCCACCACAAGCACGCCCCGGCCTGGCGCCAGCCGCTGTGGCCCGTCCTGCCGGTCCTGCTGACCGTGGGCCTGGTCTACCTGCTGACCCAGCTCGACGTCACCGCCCTGGCGTGGACCGGCGGCCTCACCGCGGCCGCCAGCCTCTACTGGCTGTTCTACCTGCGGCCCCGGCAGGCCGACCGCTGGGTGATCACCCTGCCCGAGGACGAGCAGCTCTGA
- a CDS encoding S-DNA-T family DNA segregation ATPase FtsK/SpoIIIE — translation MSVVTVKRPPRAYPPPVPDEPVELVAPPELPRSGGEDWMMSLLPLLGMGGSAAFFFSPGAQGPMKIMGVLMVASTAGMAVAQIVKARRGGSAGTADERRDYLKYLQQMRRQVRRTAERQRGALLFTHPEPDQLWSIVAEGRRLWERRPTDPDFAQVRLGTGPQQLSTPIVAPQTAPLDELEPLAAEAMGTFIKSHGTLQELPLAVSLRAFYHITVCGDPDTVYGTVRAMVAQLTTLHSPDDLMVGVAAAPGAIDEWEWAKWLPHTQHRKENDGAGSRRLIAAGLGELEELLAKELDGRKGFSRDSVPSADKPHLIVVMDGASVPQDSLLAGPDGVEGVTVIEVVPGDLDEPSGHLVVTVGKNELLLESASGASYSGRPDTLSAWQSEALARQLAPFRVSAGGDDGDPSLVSMDFTEMMNTGDPGSFDPARHWRPRPMAEKLKVPLGVGQNGEYVWLDIKEASLQGMGPHGMCVGATGSGKSEVLRTIVLALAVTHSSEVLNLVLADFKGGATFAGMAEMPHTAAVITNLEGEATLIDRMRDAIEGEMNRRQELLRAAGNYANINEYERARAAGAALDPLPSLLMIIDEFSELLTAKPDFIDLFIQIGRIGRSLGMHMLLASQRLEEGKLRGLDTFLSYRLGLRTFSAAESRAAIGVPDAYHLPPIPGVGYLKFGSDVMERFRAAYVSGPYRPPGQQRTSGGQVITAQPVLFTAAEVAVVEPVVEEVFEEVEEIDDSLLDTMLDTFVHRMIGQGPPAHQVWLPPLEEAPSVDGLVPPLQATAERGLTSPEYGALGRLVVPVGIVDKPRDQRRDVLYQDYSGAAGHGLIVGGPQSGKSNMVRTLVSGFAVTHTPVEVQFYLLDFGGGAFGALSGLPHVGGVAGRLDVEKVRRLVSEVHGVLNRREELFRSAGIDTVTTYRSRRAAGQLPDEQFGDVFLIIDGWLTFKQEYEVLEPVINDIAQRGLTYGVHVIVTAARYAEVRPALKDLLQNRTELRLGDSMESEIDRKVAVNVPAGSPGRGLTSSKLHFLSGLPRLDGSSSTADLSDGVADLVAQIDAAWTGPRAPQVRMLPAVLDGHALPKGFEHPELGVAFGVDEVELAPVFVNFETDPLFIVFGESESGKSALLRMLIKQITERYTPDQAGIVVGDFRRSLLGVVPQEYLVEYAAAAPAMSAAVEMLRGACSRRLPGPDVTPDQLRNRSWYSGKDMFVIVDDYELVATSSGNPVAPLAEFLPFARDIGLRVIIARSAGGAGRSLFEPVMQRMRELGGQGVLLSGDKNEGALLGTVKPQPLPPGRGVFVSRRIAAGQTLQTGWLPAP, via the coding sequence ATGAGTGTGGTGACGGTCAAGCGGCCGCCGCGGGCGTACCCGCCGCCGGTGCCGGACGAACCGGTCGAGCTGGTCGCGCCCCCGGAGCTGCCGCGCTCCGGCGGCGAGGACTGGATGATGTCCCTGCTGCCCCTGCTCGGCATGGGCGGTTCGGCGGCGTTCTTCTTCTCCCCCGGTGCCCAGGGCCCCATGAAGATCATGGGTGTCCTGATGGTGGCGTCGACGGCGGGCATGGCGGTCGCACAGATCGTCAAGGCGCGCCGCGGCGGCAGCGCCGGTACCGCGGACGAGCGTCGCGACTATCTCAAGTACCTGCAGCAGATGCGCCGCCAGGTCCGCCGTACGGCCGAGCGGCAGCGCGGCGCGCTGCTGTTCACCCACCCGGAGCCGGACCAGCTGTGGTCGATCGTGGCCGAGGGGCGCCGGCTGTGGGAACGCAGGCCCACCGACCCGGACTTCGCACAGGTCCGGCTGGGCACCGGGCCGCAGCAGCTGTCGACGCCGATCGTGGCGCCGCAGACCGCTCCGCTGGACGAGCTGGAGCCCCTCGCCGCCGAGGCGATGGGCACCTTCATCAAGTCGCACGGCACGCTGCAGGAGCTGCCGCTGGCCGTCTCGCTGCGCGCCTTCTACCACATCACCGTCTGCGGCGACCCGGACACCGTGTACGGCACCGTCCGGGCGATGGTCGCCCAGTTGACCACCCTGCACTCGCCGGACGACCTGATGGTCGGTGTGGCGGCGGCGCCGGGCGCGATCGACGAGTGGGAGTGGGCGAAGTGGCTGCCGCACACCCAGCACCGCAAGGAGAACGACGGCGCCGGTTCGCGCCGTCTGATCGCGGCCGGGCTCGGTGAGCTGGAGGAGCTGCTCGCCAAGGAGCTGGACGGCCGCAAGGGCTTCTCCCGCGACAGCGTGCCGAGCGCCGACAAGCCGCACCTGATCGTGGTCATGGACGGCGCCTCGGTGCCGCAGGACTCGCTCCTGGCCGGCCCGGACGGCGTGGAGGGCGTCACCGTCATCGAGGTCGTCCCGGGTGACCTGGACGAGCCCAGCGGCCACCTGGTCGTCACGGTCGGCAAGAACGAGCTGCTGCTGGAGTCCGCCTCCGGTGCCTCGTACTCGGGCCGGCCGGACACCCTGTCGGCGTGGCAGTCGGAGGCGCTGGCCCGCCAGCTCGCGCCGTTCCGGGTCTCCGCGGGCGGCGACGACGGCGACCCGTCGCTGGTGTCCATGGACTTCACCGAGATGATGAACACCGGCGACCCGGGCTCCTTCGACCCGGCCCGGCACTGGCGGCCGCGCCCGATGGCGGAGAAGCTCAAGGTGCCGCTGGGTGTCGGTCAGAACGGCGAGTACGTCTGGCTGGACATCAAGGAGGCCTCGCTCCAGGGCATGGGCCCGCACGGCATGTGCGTCGGTGCGACCGGTTCCGGCAAGTCCGAGGTGCTGCGCACCATCGTGCTGGCGCTCGCGGTGACCCACTCCTCCGAGGTGCTGAACCTGGTCCTCGCGGACTTCAAGGGTGGTGCCACCTTCGCCGGTATGGCGGAGATGCCGCACACCGCGGCCGTGATCACCAACCTCGAGGGCGAAGCGACCCTGATCGACCGCATGCGCGACGCGATCGAGGGCGAGATGAACCGCCGTCAGGAGCTGCTGCGCGCGGCGGGCAACTACGCCAACATCAACGAGTACGAGCGGGCCCGTGCGGCGGGTGCGGCGCTGGACCCGCTCCCCTCGCTGCTGATGATCATCGACGAGTTCTCCGAGCTGCTCACCGCGAAGCCGGACTTCATCGACCTGTTCATCCAGATCGGCCGCATCGGCCGTTCGCTCGGTATGCACATGCTGCTGGCCTCGCAGCGTCTGGAGGAGGGCAAGCTCCGCGGTCTGGACACCTTCCTCTCCTACCGGCTGGGTCTGCGGACCTTCTCGGCCGCGGAGTCGCGGGCCGCGATCGGCGTGCCGGACGCCTACCACCTGCCGCCGATCCCCGGCGTCGGCTACCTGAAGTTCGGCTCCGACGTGATGGAGCGCTTCCGGGCCGCGTACGTCTCCGGCCCGTACCGGCCCCCGGGCCAGCAGCGGACCAGCGGCGGCCAGGTGATCACCGCGCAGCCGGTGCTGTTCACCGCCGCCGAGGTGGCGGTCGTGGAGCCGGTGGTCGAGGAGGTGTTCGAGGAGGTCGAGGAGATCGACGACTCGCTGCTCGACACCATGCTCGACACCTTCGTGCACCGCATGATCGGCCAGGGTCCGCCGGCCCACCAGGTCTGGCTGCCCCCGCTGGAGGAGGCGCCGAGCGTCGACGGCCTGGTGCCGCCGCTGCAGGCCACCGCGGAGCGCGGCCTGACCTCGCCGGAGTACGGCGCGCTCGGCCGCCTGGTGGTGCCGGTCGGCATCGTCGACAAGCCGCGCGACCAGCGCCGCGACGTGCTGTACCAGGACTACTCGGGCGCGGCCGGCCACGGTCTGATCGTCGGTGGCCCGCAGTCCGGCAAGTCCAACATGGTGCGCACCCTGGTGTCGGGCTTCGCGGTCACCCACACCCCGGTCGAGGTGCAGTTCTACCTGCTGGACTTCGGTGGTGGCGCGTTCGGCGCGCTGTCCGGCCTGCCGCACGTCGGCGGGGTGGCCGGCCGCCTGGACGTCGAGAAGGTGCGCCGCCTGGTCAGCGAGGTGCACGGGGTGCTGAACCGGCGCGAGGAGCTGTTCCGCTCGGCCGGCATCGACACCGTTACCACCTACCGCTCCCGCCGCGCGGCGGGCCAGCTGCCGGACGAGCAGTTCGGCGACGTCTTCCTGATCATCGACGGCTGGCTGACCTTCAAGCAGGAGTACGAGGTCCTCGAACCGGTCATCAACGACATCGCGCAGCGCGGTCTGACCTACGGCGTGCACGTGATCGTCACCGCGGCCCGATACGCGGAGGTGCGGCCGGCGCTCAAGGACCTGCTGCAGAACCGCACCGAGCTGCGGCTCGGCGACTCGATGGAGTCGGAGATCGACCGCAAGGTCGCGGTCAACGTGCCGGCGGGCTCGCCCGGCCGCGGTCTGACCTCGTCCAAGCTGCACTTCCTGTCCGGTCTGCCGCGCCTGGACGGCTCCTCCTCGACCGCCGACCTGTCGGACGGGGTGGCCGACCTGGTCGCGCAGATCGACGCGGCCTGGACGGGCCCGCGGGCCCCGCAGGTCCGCATGCTGCCGGCCGTCCTGGACGGCCACGCACTGCCCAAGGGCTTCGAGCACCCCGAGCTGGGTGTGGCCTTCGGTGTGGACGAGGTCGAGCTCGCGCCGGTCTTCGTCAACTTCGAGACCGACCCGCTGTTCATCGTCTTCGGTGAGAGCGAGTCCGGTAAGTCGGCGCTGCTGCGGATGCTGATCAAGCAGATCACCGAGCGGTACACCCCGGACCAGGCGGGCATCGTGGTCGGCGACTTCCGCCGCTCGCTGCTCGGTGTGGTGCCGCAGGAGTACCTGGTGGAGTACGCGGCGGCGGCGCCGGCGATGTCGGCGGCCGTGGAGATGCTCCGCGGCGCCTGCTCGCGCCGTCTGCCGGGCCCGGACGTCACGCCGGATCAGCTGCGCAACCGCAGCTGGTACAGCGGCAAGGACATGTTCGTGATCGTGGACGACTACGAGCTGGTCGCGACGTCCTCGGGCAACCCGGTGGCGCCGCTGGCGGAGTTCCTGCCGTTCGCCCGCGACATCGGCCTGCGTGTGATCATCGCCCGCAGCGCCGGTGGTGCCGGCCGCTCGCTGTTCGAGCCGGTCATGCAGCGCATGCGCGAGCTGGGCGGCCAGGGCGTGCTGCTCTCGGGCGACAAGAACGAGGGCGCGCTGCTCGGCACGGTCAAGCCGCAGCCGCTGCCGCCGGGCCGCGGTGTGTTCGTCTCGCGGCGGATCGCCGCGGGCCAGACGCTCCAGACGGGCTGGCTGCCGGCCCCGTAG
- a CDS encoding type VII secretion integral membrane protein EccD: protein MSASATTGFCRVTVVAPDSRIDVALPEDVPLADIYPEVLRLTGQTQVDGTPTGFHLVRRDGTVLDSGLPLAAQQVRDGDLLSLRPFSESLPPAVYDDVADAVASAVEADRRFWSPDLMRAFGLIGATVMLVLLGFALWFSDLRHDMHSLPGILSGVTAVVLVTFAGVRARVYDDHAAGLALGLGALPHALIAGSGAVPVATVGDGPGRLQFLVGCVAVLVVSVLLVGLLPEKDSVFVASSFLAAAGTLSTFAAVLLEGTPATHIAAVTGVAAVAAVGFLPALSARFARLPVGFSPPGQTRTRGSAYGEETSRSETVQYERIAQQARRGHEVLVGLVGGCAATVVGACAVLGFSNSTFGELLALAVGISTMLRARLFRYTAQVFSLTIAGLIGLGLLVLGLSLHTPLFILEQLQQGGTGSSLDLRTVWLSASVALGAAVLTAIALIVPRLGVSPFWGRILDMVDGVMLISLVPLALAVLNIYGLVRGATS from the coding sequence ATGAGCGCCAGTGCAACGACCGGCTTCTGCCGGGTCACCGTCGTCGCGCCGGACAGCCGGATCGACGTCGCCCTGCCCGAGGACGTCCCGCTCGCCGACATCTACCCCGAGGTGCTGCGCCTCACCGGGCAGACCCAGGTCGACGGCACGCCCACCGGCTTCCACCTGGTCCGCCGGGACGGCACCGTCCTCGACAGCGGCCTGCCGCTGGCCGCCCAGCAGGTCCGCGACGGTGACCTGCTGAGCCTGCGGCCGTTCTCCGAGTCGCTGCCGCCGGCCGTCTACGACGACGTCGCCGACGCGGTCGCCAGCGCCGTCGAGGCGGACCGCCGGTTCTGGAGCCCCGACCTCATGCGGGCCTTCGGCCTGATCGGCGCCACCGTGATGCTGGTGCTGCTGGGCTTCGCGCTCTGGTTCTCCGACCTGCGCCACGACATGCACAGCCTGCCCGGCATCCTGTCCGGCGTCACCGCGGTCGTCCTGGTCACCTTCGCCGGTGTCCGGGCCCGGGTCTACGACGACCACGCGGCCGGCCTCGCGCTCGGCCTCGGCGCCCTGCCGCACGCCCTGATCGCAGGCTCCGGCGCCGTCCCGGTCGCGACCGTCGGCGACGGCCCCGGCCGGCTGCAGTTCCTGGTCGGCTGCGTCGCCGTCCTCGTCGTCTCGGTGCTGCTGGTCGGCCTGCTGCCGGAGAAGGACTCGGTCTTCGTCGCCTCCTCCTTCCTGGCCGCCGCCGGCACCCTCTCGACCTTCGCCGCCGTGCTGCTCGAAGGCACCCCGGCCACCCACATCGCCGCCGTCACCGGCGTCGCCGCGGTCGCCGCGGTCGGCTTCCTGCCGGCCCTCTCCGCCCGCTTCGCCCGCCTCCCCGTCGGCTTCAGCCCGCCCGGCCAGACCCGCACCCGCGGCAGCGCCTACGGCGAGGAGACCAGCCGCTCCGAGACCGTCCAGTACGAGCGGATCGCCCAGCAGGCCCGCCGCGGCCACGAGGTCCTGGTCGGCCTGGTCGGCGGCTGCGCCGCCACCGTGGTCGGTGCCTGCGCGGTGCTCGGCTTCAGCAACTCCACCTTCGGCGAGCTGCTCGCCCTGGCGGTCGGCATCTCGACCATGCTGCGCGCCCGGCTCTTCCGCTACACCGCCCAGGTCTTCAGCCTCACCATCGCCGGCCTGATCGGCCTCGGCCTGCTGGTCCTCGGCCTCTCCCTGCACACGCCGCTGTTCATCCTGGAGCAGCTGCAGCAGGGCGGCACGGGCAGCTCGCTCGACCTGCGCACCGTGTGGCTGTCGGCGTCCGTCGCCCTCGGCGCCGCGGTGCTCACCGCGATCGCCCTGATCGTGCCCCGGCTCGGCGTCTCCCCGTTCTGGGGCCGCATCCTGGACATGGTGGACGGCGTGATGCTCATCTCGCTCGTCCCGCTCGCGCTGGCCGTGCTGAACATCTACGGTCTGGTCCGCGGCGCCACCAGCTGA
- a CDS encoding SSU ribosomal protein S15P, producing MALAADVKKQIIAEFGQKEGDTGSPEVQVAMLSRRISDLTEHLKAHKHDHHSRRGLLILVGQRRRLLQYLAKKDIERFRTLVDRLGIRRGAAGGAR from the coding sequence GTGGCTCTCGCCGCCGACGTCAAGAAGCAGATCATCGCCGAGTTCGGCCAGAAGGAGGGCGACACCGGTTCCCCCGAGGTCCAGGTGGCCATGCTCTCCCGCCGTATCTCGGACCTGACCGAGCACCTCAAGGCCCACAAGCACGACCACCACTCGCGTCGTGGCCTGCTGATCCTGGTCGGCCAGCGTCGCCGCCTGCTGCAGTACCTGGCCAAGAAGGACATCGAGCGTTTCCGTACCCTCGTCGACCGCCTCGGCATCCGCCGCGGCGCCGCGGGCGGCGCTCGCTGA